In Gemmatimonadaceae bacterium, the sequence GATCGTTCTTGGGGGCCGACTGGCGCGCACGTTTGGATCCGCGGGCCAACAGCGCACGATTGCGCTCGCCCTGCGCATGGTGGAGGCCGAGACGCTGCGCGATCGATTGGAGCGCGCACCGGTGCTGTTGCTCGACGACCCCTTTGCGGAGCTCGATCGTGAGCGGGCGCAGGGCATCCTTGGGGTGCTGAGTCGGGTGGGCGACGGCCAGCGTATCCTTGCCGTGCCGCGCGACGACGACGTGCCGCCCGGATTCACGGCGCTGGCGCGATGGACGATCGAACATGGTGAGGTACGCGATGCCTGACGACGAACGCAGTGGCGGAGCGGAGCGGCTGGCGGACGCCCTCTCGCGCTTCATGCGCACGAGCGGGCTGACCGATCGCGTGAAGCAGAGCGAGGTGCTCACGCTGTGGCCGGAGCTGGTGGGACCGGAGCTGGCGCAGGTGACGCGGGCGATTTCGGTGAGCGAGGACGGTACGCTGTTCGCGGTGGCGCGCACGTCGGCGTGGATGCACGAACTGACGCTGATGGAGTCCGAACTGCTGGCGTCGATCAACCGGGTAACGATGAATCGGCCGATCGTGAAGATCCGGTGGGCCTTGATGCGCTAACCCGTTATCGAACCTTCGGTTACGGGTTGTCTTGGCGTGGCAGGTCCGCTAGGTTTTCCCCAGGGTTCCGAGGCCCGATCTTCGGGTATTGTTCGGGGCGCTTTCCAGGGCACTCTCCCTTACGCACTCCATGGCCAAGCCTAACGAGCCGAACGGCAGGTCCGCCGCGTACGACGCCGGGAACATCCAGGTTCTCAAGGGACTCGAAGCGGTGCGCAAGCGGCCCGGCATGTACATCGGGTCGACGTCGTCCCGCGGGCTGCACCACCTGGTCTATGAGGTGGTCGACAACTCGATCGACGAAGCGCTGGCCGGCTACTGCGACACGGTGTCGGTCACGATTCATGCCGACGACTCGATTACCGTGGACGACAACGGCCGCGGCATCCCGGTGGACATCCACCCGACGGAGAAGATTTCGGGCGTGGAGCTGGCGATGACGGTGCTGCACGCCGGCGGCAAGTTCGACAAGGACAGCTACAAGGTGTCGGGCGGCCTGCACGGCGTGGGCGTGTCCGTCGTCAACGCGCTGTCCGAAAAGCTCGAGGTGTGGGTGAAGCGCGCGGGCAAGGTGCACTACATGGACTTTGCGCGCGGCGACACACAGACGACGCTCAGGATCATCGGCAAGGTGGGCGCCCGCGAGCGCGACGGGACGCGGATCCACTTCAAGCCGGATCCCCAGATCTTCACCGAGTTGCGCTACGACTACGCCACGCTGGCCAACCGGCTGCGGGAGCTGTCGTTCCTCAACAAGGGCGTCACGATCCACATCACCGACGAGCGCGATGGCGAGGCGAAGAGCGAGACGTTCCACGCCAAAGGCGGCCTGCAGGAAATGGTGAAGTTCCTCAACAGCGCCCGCAAGCCGGTCCACAACGAGATCCTGTACGTCGAGACCGAGAAGGACGAGATCGGGATCGAGCTCGCGCTGCAGTACAACGACGGCTACAACGAGAACGTCTTTACCTTCGTCAACAACATCAACACGCACGAGGGCGGCACGCACCTGACGGGTTTCAAGGCCGCGCTCACGCGCCGCATCAACGACTACGCGTCGAAGGGCGGCTTCCTCAAGAAGGCGGACTTCACGCTGTCAGGAGAAGACGTGCGCGAGGGCCTCACGGCGGTGCTCTCGGTCAAGGTCAAGGAGCCGCAATTCGAGGGACAGACCAAGACCAAGCTCGGGAACTCCGAGGCCGAGTCGGTGGTGAAGACCGTGGTGAACGACTGGCTGGGCGCGTACCTCGAGGAACACCCGCGCGTGGCAAACGCCATCGTCGACAAGGCGGTGAGTGCGGCGCGGGCGCGCGAGGCGGCGCGCAAGGCGCGCGACCTGACGCGCAAGAAGTCGGCGCTCGACATCGGCACGTTGCCGGGCAAGCTCGCCGACTGTTCGCTGAGCGACCCGGCGATGTGCGAGGTCTTCCTCGTCGAAGGCGACTCGGCTGGCGGCAGCGCCAAACAGGGCCGCAACCGCGAGTTCCAGGCCATCCTGCCGTTGCGCGGCAAGATCATCAACGTCGAGAAGGCCCGCATCGACAAGGTCCTCTCCAACGAGGAGATCCGGACCATCATCACCGCGATCGGCACCGGGATCAAGGACGAGTTCGAGATCGAGAAGGCGCGCTACCACAAGATCATCATCATGACGGACGCCGACGTGGACGGCGCGCATATCCGCACGCTGCTGCTGACCTTCTTTTTCCGGCAAATGCCACAGCTCATCGATGCCGGGTACATGTACATCGCGCAGCCGCCTCTTTTCCGCGTGGCCAAGGGCAAGCAGGAGTTCTACGCGTATGACGTGAAGGAGCGCGACCAGTTCATCGATCGACTGGGGAACGGCGACAACTCCAAGGCCAATGTGCAGCGCTACAAGGGCCTTGGAGAGATGAACAAGGACCAGCTCTGGGACACCACCATGGATCCCGAGCGCCGCACGTTGCTGCGCGTGAGCATGGAAGACGCCGTGCTCGCCGACCAGATCTTCCAGACGCTCATGGGCGACGATGTCGAACCCCGCAAGGCGTTCATCGAGGCCAACGCGCGTTTCGCATCCAATCTGGACGTGTAGCGAATGATCGGGGGGGGACGTGGGGGCATCGACGAGTGACGGGGGAACGCATCGTCGGGCGAATCGGCTGACGAGTCGGCGGGTTGAACGGGGTGAATGGGTCGGCTGGTGAATGGGTCGGCTGGTGAATGGGTCGGCTGGTGAATGGGTCGACGGGTGAATGGGTTTGACGGTACACGTATCGACGGAATCTCCCACGCGACGGGTCGCCGACACGAGTCGACGGATGGCTCGTGGACGGATCGACGGTGCATGAATTGCCTGAGGCGGGCGATCGCCCGTGGATGAGCCGGAGAGACCAGACAACGGATCGACGGTAACCTGCGGCGAGTGGTGGACGGCGGGCGTGTGATGGAGTACCTAGGGCTGAGCCGTCCGCGGGCCGATGCCGGCGGCCGGGCGCACGTTCTTCCATCCGCGCCATGCACGACGGACCGAACTTTCTCCAGAACCTCGCGCTCGTTCTCTGCGTCGCCGCCGTCACGACGGTCGTTTCGCGTCGGGTGCGGCTGCCGGTCGTCTTCGGGTACCTCGTCGCGGGGATGATCGTGGGGCCGTTTACGCCCCTGCCCCTCTTTGCCGACGCGGAGATGGTGCGCGCGCTCTCCGAGCTTGGCGTCGTCCTCCTCATGTACTCCCTCGGGCTGGAGTTCCGACTCGGCCGCGTACTGCAGATCGGCGCCACGGCAGGGGTGGCTGCGCTCGCCGAAACGAGCCTGATGTTCGGTCTCGGGTACGCGATCGCGGCGCTCTTCGGGTGGTCAGATGTCGAACGGCTCTTCACGGGCGCAATCGTCGCGATCTCGTCCACCACGATCATCGCACGCACGTTCACCGAGCAGGGCGTGAAGGGCCGGCTCAGGGAAACGGTCTTCGGCATCCTCATCGTCGAGGACCTCATTGCGATCCTGCTCATCGCGGTCCTCTCCACGATCGTGACCGGGGGCGGAGTCTCCGGGCGCGGGCTCGCGCTCACCGGGATTCGCCTGGCGACGTTCCTCGTCGCCCTGATCGCGATCGGACGGGTCGCGCTGCCATGGCTCGTGCGACGCGTGGTTGCGCTCGGCAGCGATGAAACGACGGTCGTGCTCTCGGTTGGCCTTTCGTTCGCGGCCGCGCTGCTCGCCCTCGCGTTTGGCTACAGCGTCGCGCTCGGCGCATTCATCGTCGGGTCACTCGTGGCCGAGAGCGGCGAGGGCGAGCGTATCGCACACCTGATCGCGCCGGTACGCGACATCTTCGTCGCGATCTTCTTCGTTTCGGTGGGCATGCTCATCGAGCCGCGTGTGGTCGCCGAACACTGGGCCGCGATCCTGGGGCTGAGCGTCGTGGTGATCGTCGGCAAGTTCGTGGCGGTCTCCATTGGCGCGTTCCTCACCGGGAACGGCCTCAGGCTCTCGGTGCAGGCGGGGATGAGCCTCGCGCAGATCGGCGAGTTCTCGTTCATCATCGCCGGTGTCGCGCTCGCAGGCGGCGCCACGCGGCCGTTCCTCTACCCCGTAGCGATCGCGGTGTCGGCGCTCACGACCCTGACCACGCCGCTCCTGGTCAAGCGCGGGCCGCACTTCGCGCAACGCGTGGACCGCAGCCTCCCGGAGGCCCTGCAGACGTTTGTCTCACTCTATGCCACCTGGTTCGACGGGCTGCGGCGCAGTCGACCCGCTGCTCGACCGGGCCTGCGACGCGCCGCGTGGCTCATCCTCGGCGACGTCGCGCTGCTCGGGGGACTCATGATCGCGGCCGCGGCGGAGATGAATCGACTGGCGCCACTCATCGAGGGCTGGTTCTCGTGGCAGGCGCCTGCGGGGCGCTATGCGGTGCTCGTGCTCGCGCTCGGCGCGGCCACGCCGTTCGTGGCGGGACTGGTGCGCATGACGCGCTTCGTCGCAACCGAACTGGCGCTGCGCGCGATGCCCGGCCCCGAGCGCCATCGCCTCGACCGCGCGGCGGCGCCGCGGATCGCGTTCGTCGCGACGCTGCAATACGGGCTCCTGCTCGCGTGCGCGATTCCGCTCCTCGCCCTGCTGCAGCCAATGGCACCGAGGCTACCGGTGGCCGGCGCCTTTGGACTGATGGCGATCGGTGCTGCCGTTGCAGTGTGGCGAAGCGCGACTGCGCTCTACGGACATGCGCGCGCCGGCGCCGAAGTGATCGTAATGGCCCTGATGCAGAAGAGCACCAGCAACTCTACCGAGGAAGAGCTGGCTGTCACGATGGATCACGTGGCAGCCATGCTGCCCGGGCTCGGCGATCCGGAATCCGTGAGACTCGTGGCGGGCGATCCCGGGGTCGGGCGCAGCCTGGGTGAGCTCGACCTGCGAGGGGAGACCGGGGCGACGGTGTTGGCCATCCTGCGTCGCTCGGCGGACGGCGCTGAGTCCATCACACCGCGGGGCAGCGAGCGCTTGCGCGAAGGCGATGTCCTCGCGCTCGCCGGCACGGAGGACGCCATCGTGCTGGCTCGTCAGGCGTTGGTGCGTCGAGGGCAGCCCCAGGGTGATCCAGACGCGGCGTCTGCCGGCGGCGCCGGCGCTCTCTGAGGCTCATCCAGGATCCTGGCGCGACTGCCAGTGTCGCCGGCCCGCGGGTGGACGAGCCTCTCCCGCGCTTGCTCCTTGCGCGCGCGAGCCAACGCCGCGCAAAGGCATCTTGCGCTCCGATCAACGTCGAGTCGATGACGCCGACCGCGATCAGCGACCAGCTTATCCCTCCTTCTGCTCCTTCACACAGGCGAGGAGCTGCCGAGCCAAGGCGTCGTGCACGCCGATCAGCGCCGAGATGATGACGCCGACCGCGAGCAGCGACGAGCTTATTTCCCCTTCTGCTCCTTCACGTAGGTCAGGAGCTGTCGCGCAAAGGCGTAGTGCACACCGATCAGCGCCGCGACGATGACGCCGATGGCGAGGCGGGAGATGAGGGAGTGTTCGGCATCGAGTCCGCCGGTGGGCGACTGTGCGGTGATCCAATAGAAGAGGGCAAAGATCCCGACCGCTCCCACACAGACGCCGAGCGCGCCAAAGGCGGCCAGGTGACCGTGGGTCTTCATGGTTGGTGTCTGCATGCGCCAGTGATCTGAGGAGCTGCAAGATCGACGCGGCGCACGCGGGAGGCAACCGCCGCCTCCCCAAGGGAGGGCGCAGGAGGTAGCATTTCTCGCGTTCCGTCATCCAGGCAAGGAGCCTTCATGCGTACGTCTGGTTCGCCCCGGCAGGTCCTGTCCATCCTCCTCTTTCTCGCCGGCACCGCAGTCAGCGCGCAGCCCGCGCGTCGTCCGGCGACCGCTGCCGCCCCCAGTCCGGCGGCGCCCACCGTGGCCGAGTCGTTGTTCGCGGGGCTGTCTTACCGCAACATCGGACCGTCGAACATGTCCGGGCGCATGAGCGACGTGGAGGGCGTGGCCGGCGACCCGTCGATCGTGTACGTCGGGAGCGCGTCCGGAGGCGTCTGGAAGTCGACGAACGCCGGCACGACCTGGACGCCGATCTTCGACAAGCAGTCCGTGGCGTCGATCGGCGACCTGGCGCTCGACCCGACCAATCCCGAGGTCGTTTACGTCGGCACCGGCGAGGCCAACGTGCGGAACTCGGTGAGCTTTGGCAACGGCGTGTACAAGACCACGGATGGTGGCAAGACGTGGCGGCACCTCGGCCTCGCCGATACGCGGCATATCTCGCGCATCGTGGTGAACCCGCGCGATCCGCGAAAGGTCTACGTCGCCGCCGTTGGCCACGCCTTTGGGCCGAACGAGGAGCGGGGCGTGTTCATGTCGGAAGACGGTGGTGAGCACTGGACGAAGGTGCTGTACACCGACGCCGTGCACGGCGCGGCGGACCTCGACATCGACCCGGTGAATCCCAATCGGCTGTATGCGGCCCTGTGGTACTTCGACCGCAAGCAGTGGACGTTCCGCTCGGGCGACGAGCAAGGTGGCATCTACCGCTCGGTCGACGGCGGGAAGACCTGGACGAAGGCGACGAAGGGTCTGCCGAAGCTCATGGGGCGCGTCGGGATCAAGGTGGCGCCCTCGTCTCCCAACGTGGTGTACGCGGTCGCCGAGACCCGCGAGGGCTACGTCTTCAGGTCCACGGACCATGGCGAGACGTGGGTGAAGACCAGCGACAACGCGCACACGCTCGGCCGGGGTTTCTATTACGCCGACCTCCGGGTGGACCCGACCAACGCCGATCGCCTCTACACGTTAGGCATGGCGTTCTCGTTTTCGGTGGATGGCGGCAGCACGTTCCGCCCGATGACGGGGAATTTTCACGGCGACCACCAGACGATGTGGATCGACCCCATGAACCCGCGGCGCATGTTCATGGGTGATGACGGCGGGATGAACGTCTCGTACGACCAGGGCCGGCAGTGGGAGTGGTATCCGAACCTCCCGGTGGGACAGTTCTACCAGGTGTCCTACGACATGCGCGAGCCGTTCTACCACCTCGCCGGCGGGCTGCAGGACAACGGCGTGTGGACCGGCCCGTCGCGCGTGCGCGGGGCGTCGATCCTCATCGACGACTGGCGCTTCATCCAGAATGGCGACGGCTACTACGCCGTCTCGCATCCCGACAACCCGGACCTGTTCCTCTCCGACTACCAGGCCGGCGGCATCCAGGCGACCAACCTCCAGACCTACGAGCAGCGCGAGGCCAGCCCGCAGATCAAGCGCATGGACGGCTACCCGGCGGATAGCAACCAGGTGCGCTTCAACTGGAACGCGCCGATCGTGAAGTCGCCACACGACGGCAAGATCGTGTATTTCGCCGGCAACATCGTGTACAAGTCGTCGGACTGGGGCCGCACGTGGACGGCGATCTCGCCCGACCTCTCGAAGAACGATCGATCCCGACAGGGGGATGCCGGCGGCCCGGTCCTCAAGGAGAACACGGTCGCCGAGTACTACGGCAACGTGTTCTCGTTCGCCGAATCGCCGGTGCAGGCCGGCGTGCTCTGGGCAGGAACGGACGATGGCAACCTGCAGGTCTCGCGCGACGCGGGTCGGACGTGGTCCAACGTGGCAGCCAACGTACCGGGCGTCGGCCCGGACGCGGTGGTCTCCGGCGTGGAGCCGTCTCGCACAGCGGCCGGCACCGCGTACGCCACGTTCGAGCGGCGAATGATGGACGACTTCCGCCCCTACGTGTACAAGACGACCGACTTCGGGCGGACGTGGACGAACATCACGGGGAACCTGCCCGCAGACAACTACGTGCAGGTGATCCGCGAGGACCCGAAGAACGCGAGCCTGCTCTATGTCGGCACGGAACTGGGGCTCTACGCGTCATGGAGCGGCGGCTCCGACTGGACGCGGCTGCACCTCGGCAACCTCCCGCCGGTCGCGGTGCATGAAGTGCTCGTGCATCCGCGCGACAATGACCTCGTGCTCGCCACGCACGGACGCGCCCTCTGGGTGTTCGACGATGCCTCGGCGATCCAGCAGATGACGCCCGCCATCGCACGCAAGGCGGCGCACCTGTTCACTCCGCGGGTAGCCACGCGCTTCAACCAGGGTGACCAGAAGTGGAACTGGGGGAACAAGCAGTTCCGCGGCGCCAACACGCCATACGGCGCGCTGGTGACCTACTGGCTGGGCGCAAAGCCGGCGGACTCCGCGCTTCGCATCGAGGTGCTGCAGGAGGGCCGTGTGATCCGCACGCTGCGGCGACCGACGACCAACCAGGGGTTCAACCGCGTTGCGTGGGATCTGCGCATGGACGCGCCCAAGGTGCTGAGCGACATGCCCGCCGACTCGTCGGACCCCGGCGACTGGCGCGGGCGCCCGGTGGGCCCGCAGGTGCTGCCAGGTCAATACGCCATCCGGCTGACCGTGGGCGGCGATGTGCAGGAGCAGCCCCTGACCGTACGCATCGACCCCACGTCGCAAACCACGCTGGCCGAGCTGCAGCAGCAGTTCGAGCAGGCCACGCGACTGAACGCGGTGATCGCGAACATCATTGACGCCGAGCGCAACCTCGTGGCCTTCAAGGGCCAGGTGGACGAGCGCCGAACGACGGGCCGCGAGATGCGCGGTGACGCAGCGCGCGAGATGTCGGCAGCGGCGGGCGAGGAGATCGGGAAGCTGGACTCGGTGCGCTTGCAGCTGACGCGTCCGCGCCCGGATGCGGTGCCGTTCTACTCGGAGGGCCCGCGTCCGCTCGAGCG encodes:
- the gyrB gene encoding DNA topoisomerase (ATP-hydrolyzing) subunit B produces the protein MAKPNEPNGRSAAYDAGNIQVLKGLEAVRKRPGMYIGSTSSRGLHHLVYEVVDNSIDEALAGYCDTVSVTIHADDSITVDDNGRGIPVDIHPTEKISGVELAMTVLHAGGKFDKDSYKVSGGLHGVGVSVVNALSEKLEVWVKRAGKVHYMDFARGDTQTTLRIIGKVGARERDGTRIHFKPDPQIFTELRYDYATLANRLRELSFLNKGVTIHITDERDGEAKSETFHAKGGLQEMVKFLNSARKPVHNEILYVETEKDEIGIELALQYNDGYNENVFTFVNNINTHEGGTHLTGFKAALTRRINDYASKGGFLKKADFTLSGEDVREGLTAVLSVKVKEPQFEGQTKTKLGNSEAESVVKTVVNDWLGAYLEEHPRVANAIVDKAVSAARAREAARKARDLTRKKSALDIGTLPGKLADCSLSDPAMCEVFLVEGDSAGGSAKQGRNREFQAILPLRGKIINVEKARIDKVLSNEEIRTIITAIGTGIKDEFEIEKARYHKIIIMTDADVDGAHIRTLLLTFFFRQMPQLIDAGYMYIAQPPLFRVAKGKQEFYAYDVKERDQFIDRLGNGDNSKANVQRYKGLGEMNKDQLWDTTMDPERRTLLRVSMEDAVLADQIFQTLMGDDVEPRKAFIEANARFASNLDV
- a CDS encoding DUF721 domain-containing protein, whose amino-acid sequence is MPDDERSGGAERLADALSRFMRTSGLTDRVKQSEVLTLWPELVGPELAQVTRAISVSEDGTLFAVARTSAWMHELTLMESELLASINRVTMNRPIVKIRWALMR
- a CDS encoding cation:proton antiporter, encoding MHDGPNFLQNLALVLCVAAVTTVVSRRVRLPVVFGYLVAGMIVGPFTPLPLFADAEMVRALSELGVVLLMYSLGLEFRLGRVLQIGATAGVAALAETSLMFGLGYAIAALFGWSDVERLFTGAIVAISSTTIIARTFTEQGVKGRLRETVFGILIVEDLIAILLIAVLSTIVTGGGVSGRGLALTGIRLATFLVALIAIGRVALPWLVRRVVALGSDETTVVLSVGLSFAAALLALAFGYSVALGAFIVGSLVAESGEGERIAHLIAPVRDIFVAIFFVSVGMLIEPRVVAEHWAAILGLSVVVIVGKFVAVSIGAFLTGNGLRLSVQAGMSLAQIGEFSFIIAGVALAGGATRPFLYPVAIAVSALTTLTTPLLVKRGPHFAQRVDRSLPEALQTFVSLYATWFDGLRRSRPAARPGLRRAAWLILGDVALLGGLMIAAAAEMNRLAPLIEGWFSWQAPAGRYAVLVLALGAATPFVAGLVRMTRFVATELALRAMPGPERHRLDRAAAPRIAFVATLQYGLLLACAIPLLALLQPMAPRLPVAGAFGLMAIGAAVAVWRSATALYGHARAGAEVIVMALMQKSTSNSTEEELAVTMDHVAAMLPGLGDPESVRLVAGDPGVGRSLGELDLRGETGATVLAILRRSADGAESITPRGSERLREGDVLALAGTEDAIVLARQALVRRGQPQGDPDAASAGGAGAL
- a CDS encoding glycosyl hydrolase gives rise to the protein MRTSGSPRQVLSILLFLAGTAVSAQPARRPATAAAPSPAAPTVAESLFAGLSYRNIGPSNMSGRMSDVEGVAGDPSIVYVGSASGGVWKSTNAGTTWTPIFDKQSVASIGDLALDPTNPEVVYVGTGEANVRNSVSFGNGVYKTTDGGKTWRHLGLADTRHISRIVVNPRDPRKVYVAAVGHAFGPNEERGVFMSEDGGEHWTKVLYTDAVHGAADLDIDPVNPNRLYAALWYFDRKQWTFRSGDEQGGIYRSVDGGKTWTKATKGLPKLMGRVGIKVAPSSPNVVYAVAETREGYVFRSTDHGETWVKTSDNAHTLGRGFYYADLRVDPTNADRLYTLGMAFSFSVDGGSTFRPMTGNFHGDHQTMWIDPMNPRRMFMGDDGGMNVSYDQGRQWEWYPNLPVGQFYQVSYDMREPFYHLAGGLQDNGVWTGPSRVRGASILIDDWRFIQNGDGYYAVSHPDNPDLFLSDYQAGGIQATNLQTYEQREASPQIKRMDGYPADSNQVRFNWNAPIVKSPHDGKIVYFAGNIVYKSSDWGRTWTAISPDLSKNDRSRQGDAGGPVLKENTVAEYYGNVFSFAESPVQAGVLWAGTDDGNLQVSRDAGRTWSNVAANVPGVGPDAVVSGVEPSRTAAGTAYATFERRMMDDFRPYVYKTTDFGRTWTNITGNLPADNYVQVIREDPKNASLLYVGTELGLYASWSGGSDWTRLHLGNLPPVAVHEVLVHPRDNDLVLATHGRALWVFDDASAIQQMTPAIARKAAHLFTPRVATRFNQGDQKWNWGNKQFRGANTPYGALVTYWLGAKPADSALRIEVLQEGRVIRTLRRPTTNQGFNRVAWDLRMDAPKVLSDMPADSSDPGDWRGRPVGPQVLPGQYAIRLTVGGDVQEQPLTVRIDPTSQTTLAELQQQFEQATRLNAVIANIIDAERNLVAFKGQVDERRTTGREMRGDAAREMSAAAGEEIGKLDSVRLQLTRPRPDAVPFYSEGPRPLERAMSLMGAIDNGLSPIIDGQREYMGDVRRDVLTVIDMAERQVDATARRMNPLLQALGLPALVIPPRKQAAM